One Aquarana catesbeiana isolate 2022-GZ linkage group LG04, ASM4218655v1, whole genome shotgun sequence genomic region harbors:
- the LOC141140983 gene encoding somatostatin receptor type 4-like → MTTSPDLLVPVEAKILLSPWNQSRDLSVTLHPFNAISRNTTSNSNSPVETERDVSMIVIQFIYAIVCLIGLIGNSMVIFVILRYAKMKTATNIYILNLAIADELFMLSVPFLAASAALQHWPFGSGMCRTVLSVDGINMFTSVFCLTVLSVDRYVAVVHPLRAARYRRPTVAKMINICVWIVSLLVISPILIFADTESSKNGVVVCNLMWPQPTWSTVFVVYTFLLGFFLPVVAICLCYILIIIKMRAVALKAGWQQRKKSEKKITRMVLMVVTVFVICWMPFYIVQLLNLFLPQMDATINHVSIILSYANSCANPILYGFFSDNFKRSFQRIVCFRWIENGTDEPVDYYATALKSKVCNNHPLDFQQEPLQSDPCYKHGTITRTTTL, encoded by the coding sequence ATgaccacttcccctgatctcctgGTGCCGGTGGAGGCTAAGATCCTGCTGAGCCCATGGAACCAGTCCAGGGACCTGTCCGTGACTTTGCACCCCTTTAATGCCATTAGCAGGAACACCACCAGCAACAGCAATTCCCCGGTGGAGACGGAGAGGGATGTCAGCATGATAGTCATCCAGTTCATCTATGCCATCGTGTGCCTGATTGGGCTGATTGGGAACTCCATGGTCATTTTTGTCATCTTGAGGTATGCCAAGATGAAAACTGCCACCAACATCTATATCCTCAACTTGGCCATCGCGGATGAGCTCTTCATGCTCAGCGTGCCCTTCCTGGCCGCCTCCGCGGCGCTGCAGCATTGGCCCTTCGGCTCAGGGATGTGCCGCACGGTCCTCAGTGTGGATGGCATCAACATGTTCACCAGTGTCTTCTGCCTGACCGTCCTCAGCGTGGACAGGTACGTGGCCGTGGTCCACCCCCTAAGAGCGGCCAGGTACAGGAGACCAACGGTGGCCAAGATGATCAACATCTGCGTCTGGATTGTCTCCCTCCTGGTCATCTCCCCCATCCTGATCTTTGCAGACACCGAGTCCTCCAAGAACGGGGTGGTGGTCTGCAACCTCATGTGGCCCCAACCTACCTGGTCCACCGTCTTTGTCGTTTACACCTTCCTCTTGGGCTTCTTCCTGCCGGTGGTGGCCATCTGCCTGTGctacatcctcatcatcatcaagaTGAGAGCGGTGGCTCTGAAGGCTGGTTGGCAGCAGAGGAAGAAGTCTGAGAAGAAGATCACAAGGATGGTCCTCATGGTGGTCACCGTCTTTGTCATCTGCTGGATGCCCTTCTACATCGTCCAGCTCCTCAACCTTTTCCTGCCCCAGATGGACGCCACCATCAACCACGTCTCTATCATCCTCAGCTATGCCAACAGTTGTGCCAACCCGATCCTCTATGGCTTTTTTTCAGACAACTTTAAGAGGTCCTTCCAGAGGATCGTGTGTTTTCGTTGGATTGAGAATGGGACAGATGAGCCGGTGGATTATTATGCCACAGCTCTGAAGAGCAAGGTGTGCAACAACCACCCCTTGGACTTCCAACAGGAGCCCCTTCAATCCGACCCTTGTTACAAACATGGGACCATCACAAGGACCACTACCCTATAG